A genomic region of Sylvia atricapilla isolate bSylAtr1 chromosome 19, bSylAtr1.pri, whole genome shotgun sequence contains the following coding sequences:
- the LOC136369596 gene encoding ectonucleoside triphosphate diphosphohydrolase 2-like, which produces MSWRELLPPWLVIGAGLTGIVLLCVSTKDVPMAPLRTKYGIVLDAGPSRTILFIYQWTTTKAEKTGVITGCSSCPVQGPGISSYSDSPQKAGKSLEPCLNWAQNEIPAEQHSQTPLYLGATASMRQLNLTHPILSDSLLAALTDTLKSSPFNFQGAQILSSPEEEAFNWVAVNYVLENFFKYDWRGQLVPSRKGMAGVLSVGGTSAQLTSELQEERQAPKEGVRLQLYGQTHRVHTHQCPCHGTEQLRSRLLSVLIQDHRSAKTVSNPCWPLTYSQEVQWQSVYGPCAASDDTRDIPGPKEVFNITGSSNPTACMSLVQSLLNSSSSCTFFKHSLSSGLKPLQTRFLVISEAMDFMRGTVPSPDLGQAVKRLCGMSIKELMRESQASLDTLVDYCTVSAFIFHLTTTGYTLDFDRPAWTAFQKMGDRSSGWTLGYLLSLTSTIPQDSPSFLKGIEPGVWSLLLVLFVVLLMGSFMRILYRVMVKESSSSHRNSSVFDD; this is translated from the exons ATGTCTTGGCGTGAGCTCCTTCCCCCCTGGCTGGTGATCGGAGCGGGACTGACGGGCATCGTGCTGCTCTGTGTCTCCACCAAAGATGTGCCCATGGCCCCGCTCAGGACCAAG TATGGCATTGTTCTGGATGCCGGCCCATCCCGCACCATCCTGTTCATCTACCAGTGGACAACCACCAAGGCAGAAAAGACCGGGGTGATCACAGGATGCAGCTCCTGTCCTGTGCAAG GTCCAGGAATCTCCAGCTACTCAGATTCTCCTCAGAAAGCTGGGAAGAGCTTGGAGCCATGTTTGAACTGGGCCCAGAATGagatcccagcagagcagcacagccaaacTCCCCTGTACTTGGGAGCCACCGCCAGCATGAGGCAGCTGAA CCTCACCCATCCCATCCTCTCCGACAGTCTCCTTGCAGCTCTGACTGACACTCTGAAGTCATCCCCCTTCAACTTTCAAGGGGCACAAATCTTGTCCAGCCCAGAGGAAGAAGCATTCAATTGGGTTGCTGTTAACTACGTCCTGGAGAATTTCTTTAAG TATGATTGGCGAGGACAGTTGGTGCCCTCCAGGAAGGGGATGGCAGGAGTCCTGTCCGTGGGAGGAacctcagcacagctcactTCTGAGCTGCAAGAAGAGAGGCAGGCCCCAAAGGAGGGAGTGAGGCTGCAGCTCTACGGGCAGACACACAGGGTGCACACCCACCAGTGTCCCTGCCACGGCACAGAGCAGCTCCGCAGcaggctgctctctgtgctcaTCCAG GATCACAGAAGTGCTAAAACCGTGTCCAATCCCTGCTGGCCCCTCACCTACTCCCAGGAAGTGCAGTGGCAATCAGTGTATGGGCCTTGTGCTGCCAGTGATGACACACGGGACATCCCTGGCCCCAAGGAGGTCTTCAATATCACAGGCTCCAGCAATCCCACAGCCTGCATGAGCCTCGTGCAAAGTCTGCTcaattcttcctcttcctgcacCTTCTTCAAGCATTCCCTCAGCAGTGGTCTCAAGCCCCTTCAGACCAGGTTTCTG GTGATTTCTGAGGCCATGGACTTCATGAGAGGAACTGTGCCTTCTCCTGACTTGGGTCAGGCTGTCAAGAGGTTGTGTGGGATGTCCATCAAAGAG CTGATGAGGGAGTCCCAAGCAAGCCTGGATACACTTGTTGATTACTGCACTGTGTCTGCCTTCATCTTCCATCTCACTACAACAGGATACACACTTGACTTTGACCGGCCTGCTTGGACTGCATTCCAGAAG ATGGGTGATAGATCATCTGGCTGGACTCTTGGGTACCTGCTGAGTCTGACCAGCACCatcccccaggacagcccaAGCTTCCTCAAGGGGATTGAGCCAGGGGTCTGGTCCTTGCTCCTGGTCCTCTTTGTTGTGCTGCTCATGGGCTCCTTCATGCGCATCTTGTACCGAGTGATGGTcaaggagagcagctccagccacaggaACAGCAGTGTTTTTGATGACTGA